A region of the Fodinicurvata sediminis DSM 21159 genome:
TGCTGACTGTGTCTTATCAAGAAGGCTCTCCTTCATGCCAGCCAAACTGGTCTGGATCAGGCCGACCTTCTTGCGCTGGAAAGAGGCAATCTGTACGGGCGCTTCACCCGCTTCTTGGCAGAGTTCCTGACATCTCTGCAGGGATTGCCGGGATGCCGCAAAAGGAATGATCTTCACGGTCGCCATCATCTGCCGTGGTTCCACCACTTCATACGCCGGCAGCGTTGCGACAGTTAGTGCTTCATCAATCCGGTTCACGCTGTTGATCAGCTTGGTATCAAGGCGCAGGAGCCCGCGACTTGAGGACATAATATTGCAGCGACCCGTTACAGCACTGGTCAATGCAGTGCCATCACCAGAAAGCGAGGAGGCAAGGGCTTCGGCTGCTTCATCTTCGTGAACGTCGCCGTCCTCCAGCTGCGCAACCGTGACTTCTTCAATTTGGGCCAGACGAAGCGCCTCGATGTCTTCGCTGCTGAGACGACGCCCTTTCTTGAAGCTGACGGAGCCACGTTTCAGGGAATGGGCAAGCAGCGTGCCTTCGGCCTGACTTACGGGCATCTGGCCAAATTTCATCTCATCCGCTCCTTCCGGATTTTCCGGGGATTGCAGTATTGCGCAAAACAGCTGTCAACTCTGCCAGAATGGAGACAGCAATTTCCGCAGGACTCTGTGCGCCAATGGACAGGCCAACTGGACCATGTATACGAGAGAGTGTGTCCTGATCCATACCAGCCTCACTTAGACGCTGGAGGCGTTTTTGATGCGTTCGGTTGGACCCCAGTGCACCAATGTAGAAAGCAGGGCTCTCGAGCGCGACCAGTAGGGCGGGATCATCCAGCTTGGGATCATGTGTGAGTGTGACGACAGCAGAGCGGCTGTCGAGGTCGAGACCTTCCAGAGCTTCATCGGGCCAGGATTGGAGAATCTTCAGGCCGGGAAAACGTGATTGGGTTCCCCACGCTTGCCGAGGATCGATCAGTGTGACCTCATAACCCATCTGGTCCGCTATCGGGCACAGCTTCTGGGCGATATGGACAGCACCAATAACCATAAGACGAGCTGGGGGCATATGACATTCGGCAAAATGCCGTTTGTCACTCATCAGGCCACTTTTTCCTTGGGAAAGGGCGTTTCGCGCCTCCTCCATCAGGCCATCGGGCAGCTTCAGCTCGCCTTCTAGCTGCTCGGGAAGAAGCAGCAATTGTTGGCCCGACTCCAGATTCGTCACGAGACAGGCAGGTACCTTTGACTGCATGGCCCTGCGCAAGCTTTTCAGAAGTGACCCTTTCATTGATCAGACACCAGCTTCTCCACGTAAACGCGTACGGTGCCGCCACAAGCAAGGCCCACCTCCCAGGCATCCTCATTCGTGACACCGAACTCTAGCAGGCGGGGCGCTCCGTCCTTCATTGCCTGTTTGGCTTCTTCAACCACCGCCCCCTCGATGCATCCACCTGAGACTGAACCCATCATGTCTCCGGCTTCGTCCACCAGAAGATGACTTCCTACGGGGCGGGGAGAAGAGCCCCAGGTGCCGACAACTGTTGCCAAGGCTGCAGTCCGCCCCTGATCGAGCCAGCTTTCTGCGAGTCCCAGGATTTCATCGCTCGCGGCATAGAGTGGATTTTCCGTCATCCCACCA
Encoded here:
- a CDS encoding XdhC family protein, whose translation is MTNLESGQQLLLLPEQLEGELKLPDGLMEEARNALSQGKSGLMSDKRHFAECHMPPARLMVIGAVHIAQKLCPIADQMGYEVTLIDPRQAWGTQSRFPGLKILQSWPDEALEGLDLDSRSAVVTLTHDPKLDDPALLVALESPAFYIGALGSNRTHQKRLQRLSEAGMDQDTLSRIHGPVGLSIGAQSPAEIAVSILAELTAVLRNTAIPGKSGRSG
- a CDS encoding XdhC family protein; translated protein: MTENPLYAASDEILGLAESWLDQGRTAALATVVGTWGSSPRPVGSHLLVDEAGDMMGSVSGGCIEGAVVEEAKQAMKDGAPRLLEFGVTNEDAWEVGLACGGTVRVYVEKLVSDQ